One window of Pseudacidobacterium ailaaui genomic DNA carries:
- a CDS encoding ROK family protein: MAGSIGVVMTEVIRAGLVEEHKTTGPLRRFPQNMDESNGLIEVPSDALCESICDEIQALVPEDGQVEAIGVAMPGIIRNGVVEDSPNLPQLKGARVADSVQAGLKARGIQNRVSFFNDADAVAAGLAATRGHLDRLIRVWTIGNGIGFGRYPYAEGPWEGGHTVVTLDPKENYCGCGGRGHLEGIMGHRAMRLRFLDMEPDEVFAAAKKGDKRCMEFVERYHRALAAATATQIHLEGPGKFFFTGRDIQRLDLALLKQYLYEMVKMSPLQNYTLEVLPEDPALAVIGAAVAAGQALNP, from the coding sequence ATGGCAGGAAGCATCGGCGTCGTCATGACGGAGGTCATCCGGGCAGGTCTGGTCGAGGAGCACAAAACCACAGGTCCTCTGCGCCGATTTCCCCAGAACATGGATGAGTCCAACGGTCTGATTGAAGTCCCGTCCGATGCGCTGTGCGAAAGCATCTGTGATGAAATCCAGGCCCTGGTCCCGGAAGATGGGCAAGTGGAGGCCATCGGTGTGGCCATGCCGGGAATTATCCGCAATGGTGTGGTGGAGGATTCACCGAACCTTCCTCAGTTGAAGGGCGCGCGAGTTGCAGACTCGGTCCAGGCCGGACTGAAGGCCCGCGGGATCCAGAACCGCGTCAGCTTTTTTAATGATGCGGATGCCGTGGCTGCCGGGCTTGCGGCCACGCGCGGCCATCTTGACCGGCTGATCCGGGTGTGGACCATCGGCAACGGGATCGGCTTTGGGCGGTATCCCTATGCGGAAGGCCCGTGGGAAGGTGGCCACACGGTCGTTACGCTCGACCCTAAGGAAAATTACTGCGGCTGCGGCGGCCGCGGACACCTGGAAGGCATTATGGGCCACAGGGCCATGCGGCTGCGGTTTCTGGACATGGAGCCAGATGAAGTCTTTGCTGCTGCCAAAAAGGGTGACAAGCGGTGCATGGAATTTGTCGAGCGCTATCATCGGGCACTGGCGGCTGCTACCGCGACGCAGATCCATCTCGAAGGGCCGGGCAAATTCTTCTTTACCGGACGCGACATCCAGCGCCTGGATCTGGCGCTTCTGAAGCAATATCTCTATGAGATGGTCAAAATGAGTCCGCTGCAGAACTACACGCTAGAGGTACTGCCGGAAGATCCGGCGCTGGCGGTAATTGGTGCGGCCGTGGCCGCCGGACAGGCCCTGAATCCCTGA
- the sthA gene encoding Si-specific NAD(P)(+) transhydrogenase: MDTYDLLVIGSGPSGQRAAVSAVKRGKRVALVEMRSVVGGVCVNTGTIPSKTMREAVLHLSGYNYRSIYGMNYRVKEKITMSDLAFRVQHVIKTEIDVTEAQLSRNGVEVLNGIASFVDPHTIRIDGMRGSGTYKAENIIIAVGTKPASSPKVPINGKTIVNSDQVLELPELPKTLIVVGGGVIGVEYTCMFAALGVRVTLIEKRPRLLEFADQEIVEALSYHLRDSRVTMRLAEEVESVEELPDGTVVANLESKKRVSGDALLYAVGRQGNVDELNLAAAGIEADRRGRIPVDKDFRTRVPNIFAVGDVIGFPSLASVSMEQGRIAVARVYGDENEQSNPSFYPYGIYTIPEISFIGKTEEQLTEEDVPYEVGVAYYREIARGQIRGDTTGRLKLIFHRETREILGIHIIGEGAAELVHIGQAVMTLHGKVDYFIDTVFNYPTLAECYKAAAFNGINRLARFE; this comes from the coding sequence ATGGATACATACGACCTTCTTGTTATCGGCTCCGGGCCATCGGGACAGCGTGCTGCCGTCTCCGCGGTGAAACGCGGCAAGCGTGTTGCGTTGGTAGAGATGCGCAGTGTGGTCGGCGGCGTTTGCGTGAATACGGGCACCATCCCCAGCAAGACCATGCGCGAAGCCGTCCTGCATCTCTCCGGATACAACTACCGCTCCATTTACGGCATGAATTATCGCGTGAAGGAGAAGATCACGATGTCGGACCTGGCCTTCCGCGTACAGCACGTCATCAAGACGGAGATTGATGTGACTGAGGCGCAGCTTTCGCGCAATGGGGTGGAGGTCCTGAATGGCATTGCCAGCTTTGTGGATCCGCACACCATCCGCATTGATGGAATGCGCGGTTCGGGCACCTATAAGGCGGAGAACATCATTATTGCTGTCGGCACCAAGCCTGCCAGTTCGCCGAAAGTCCCGATTAATGGAAAGACCATTGTCAATAGCGACCAGGTGCTGGAGCTTCCGGAGCTGCCCAAGACGTTGATTGTGGTCGGCGGCGGCGTCATTGGTGTGGAGTACACCTGCATGTTTGCCGCGCTGGGAGTACGGGTCACGCTGATCGAGAAACGTCCCCGGCTGCTGGAATTTGCTGACCAGGAGATCGTGGAGGCCCTGAGTTATCACCTGCGGGACAGCCGTGTGACCATGCGTCTGGCCGAAGAGGTAGAAAGCGTGGAAGAGCTGCCCGATGGCACTGTAGTCGCCAACCTGGAAAGCAAGAAGCGGGTCTCAGGAGATGCACTGCTTTATGCCGTGGGACGGCAGGGCAATGTGGATGAGCTAAACCTGGCTGCAGCGGGAATCGAGGCCGATCGGCGCGGCCGCATCCCTGTTGACAAAGACTTCCGCACCCGGGTGCCAAATATTTTTGCAGTAGGAGACGTCATCGGCTTCCCTAGTCTGGCATCCGTTTCGATGGAACAGGGACGCATTGCGGTGGCGCGTGTGTATGGGGACGAGAATGAGCAGTCCAACCCGAGCTTCTATCCGTATGGAATCTACACCATCCCAGAAATCTCCTTTATCGGTAAGACCGAAGAACAACTGACCGAAGAGGACGTGCCTTATGAAGTGGGAGTGGCGTATTACCGGGAGATTGCGCGGGGCCAGATCCGCGGAGATACGACCGGACGCCTGAAGCTGATTTTTCATCGCGAGACGCGGGAAATTCTCGGCATCCACATTATCGGCGAAGGGGCAGCGGAGCTGGTGCATATTGGCCAGGCTGTCATGACCCTGCACGGCAAGGTAGACTACTTCATTGATACGGTCTTTAACTATCCCACGCTGGCTGAGTGCTACAAGGCCGCTGCCTTTAACGGCATCAACCGGCTGGCGCGCTTTGAGTGA
- a CDS encoding thiamine phosphate synthase, which yields MQLYAITSRSLFPDSHALLACVAAWAKEGVDFVQVREKDLPVQDLMDLTREIVRQVRKSGSKTSVLLNGPAEVARTCGCDGVHLPSGLPADAIALARRPWQRSGTAPRISVSCHTSVEIEQARVSGATLALFAPVFEKSAQEETLPGQGLRALAEACQVAAPMPVFALGGVTARNAAACIRAGAAGIAGIRLFASGPWRNLLQLY from the coding sequence ATGCAACTTTACGCCATCACCAGCCGTTCGCTTTTTCCGGACAGTCACGCCCTGCTCGCATGCGTTGCCGCGTGGGCCAAGGAGGGCGTGGATTTCGTGCAGGTCCGCGAAAAAGACCTGCCAGTACAGGATCTGATGGACCTGACCCGTGAAATCGTCCGCCAGGTGAGGAAGTCCGGGAGCAAAACATCCGTCCTGCTGAATGGTCCCGCAGAAGTGGCCCGGACGTGCGGATGCGATGGCGTGCATCTGCCTTCAGGATTGCCTGCCGATGCGATTGCACTCGCTCGCAGGCCTTGGCAGCGGAGCGGAACGGCGCCACGGATCAGCGTGTCCTGTCACACGAGCGTGGAAATTGAGCAGGCCCGCGTTTCCGGTGCTACGCTGGCGCTTTTTGCCCCTGTCTTTGAAAAATCTGCGCAAGAAGAAACGCTTCCCGGCCAGGGACTGCGGGCGCTTGCAGAAGCCTGCCAGGTGGCAGCGCCCATGCCAGTTTTCGCACTGGGTGGCGTGACCGCCCGCAACGCCGCTGCGTGTATCCGCGCCGGGGCGGCAGGAATTGCCGGGATCCGCCTCTTCGCATCCGGTCCCTGGCGCAATCTCCTGCAGCTATACTGA
- a CDS encoding YceD family protein — protein MLITLLELEREPVEFDLDILPRSIDFGPEVEQMGALHVSGRADLLEEHRGPRETVEDIRVLGQYAGRVQISCARCLDPVEHAVGGKFDLLFRPVGTEDLSDDHSISTSETEIGYYQKSGLVLEEIVREQVLLSIPARTLCRQDCKGLCPRCGQNLNSGTCACETVPADPRWTALSDLRSRMKPE, from the coding sequence ATGCTGATTACCCTGCTTGAACTTGAACGGGAACCTGTAGAGTTTGACCTGGACATCCTTCCCAGAAGCATTGATTTTGGCCCGGAAGTCGAGCAGATGGGGGCGCTCCATGTCTCTGGCAGGGCCGACCTGCTCGAAGAGCACCGCGGACCTCGGGAAACCGTGGAGGACATCCGCGTACTCGGACAATATGCCGGAAGGGTGCAGATCTCCTGTGCCCGCTGTCTTGATCCCGTGGAACATGCCGTAGGTGGGAAGTTCGACCTCCTCTTTCGTCCCGTCGGAACAGAAGATCTTTCCGACGACCACTCGATCAGCACATCGGAAACAGAAATCGGTTATTATCAAAAGAGCGGTCTTGTGCTGGAAGAAATTGTGCGGGAACAGGTGCTTCTCTCCATTCCCGCCAGGACGCTATGCCGCCAGGACTGCAAAGGACTTTGCCCGCGCTGCGGCCAGAACCTGAATTCCGGGACCTGCGCCTGTGAGACGGTGCCTGCCGATCCAAGATGGACGGCCCTTTCGGATCTGCGCAGCCGGATGAAACCAGAATAG
- the rpmF gene encoding 50S ribosomal protein L32 yields MPNPKRRHSKARTAKRRAHDALTAAGLSECPNCHERKLPHRACPKCGHYKGREVLEVKEAS; encoded by the coding sequence ATGCCGAATCCAAAGCGGCGCCACTCCAAGGCCCGTACTGCAAAACGCCGCGCACATGATGCGCTGACAGCCGCCGGACTCTCCGAGTGTCCGAACTGCCACGAGCGCAAGCTGCCGCATCGCGCCTGTCCGAAATGCGGTCACTACAAGGGCCGTGAAGTTCTCGAAGTCAAGGAAGCCAGCTAG
- the plsX gene encoding phosphate acyltransferase PlsX, with product MLTHIALDAMGADKAPEPEIRGAILACRTLPVRVHLVGPQEKLRPLLNEYLDGERLPIDIIHASEHIGMDEKAAHAVRTKRDSSMRVGLRLVREKKVAGFFTAGNTGAAMATAKMVLGALPGVDRPALAMVMPTTAGSPCVLLDVGANVDCKPHNLEQFAVMGELYARSVLKIARPRVGLLSIGEEEGKGNDLTTETFPLLKQLPINFIGNVEGRDIYNGHVDVIVCDGFVGNVALKTSEGLTRLVRDMLKQSLNTTVTAQVGALLSRKAFNAFKKRLDPSEYGGAPLLGVRGVCIIGHGSSNERAIYNGIRVTAEFAQAGINERIEKEFAQRPPAPPQLGDVGLPLQ from the coding sequence ATGCTGACCCATATCGCTCTCGATGCCATGGGCGCGGACAAAGCGCCTGAGCCGGAGATTCGGGGTGCTATTCTCGCCTGCCGTACTCTTCCAGTGCGCGTGCATCTGGTGGGGCCGCAGGAGAAGCTGCGTCCATTGCTCAACGAGTATCTGGACGGCGAGCGCCTGCCCATTGATATCATCCATGCCAGTGAACACATTGGCATGGATGAAAAGGCCGCCCATGCTGTCCGTACCAAGCGCGACAGCTCCATGCGGGTTGGACTCAGGCTCGTCCGCGAAAAAAAGGTCGCCGGTTTTTTCACTGCCGGAAATACCGGGGCCGCTATGGCCACAGCAAAGATGGTCTTGGGCGCGCTGCCCGGCGTCGACCGTCCTGCACTGGCAATGGTGATGCCTACCACGGCCGGATCACCCTGCGTGTTGCTGGACGTAGGCGCAAATGTGGACTGCAAGCCCCATAATCTGGAACAGTTTGCCGTTATGGGCGAGCTCTACGCCCGCAGCGTACTGAAGATTGCACGCCCCCGGGTCGGCCTGCTTTCCATTGGAGAGGAAGAAGGAAAAGGCAACGACCTGACAACGGAGACATTTCCTCTGCTGAAGCAGCTCCCGATCAACTTCATTGGCAATGTTGAAGGCCGCGACATCTATAACGGCCATGTAGACGTGATCGTTTGCGATGGCTTTGTGGGTAACGTTGCACTCAAGACCTCTGAGGGGCTGACCAGACTGGTCCGCGACATGCTGAAGCAGTCCTTGAATACAACCGTGACCGCTCAGGTGGGAGCCTTGCTCTCACGGAAGGCCTTCAACGCCTTCAAAAAACGGCTGGACCCATCGGAATACGGTGGGGCTCCGTTGCTTGGGGTCCGCGGTGTCTGCATCATCGGACACGGCTCCTCAAACGAACGGGCCATCTACAATGGCATTCGGGTGACCGCCGAATTTGCGCAGGCCGGAATCAATGAGCGCATCGAAAAGGAATTTGCACAGCGACCGCCTGCCCCGCCGCAACTTGGCGACGTTGGCCTGCCCTTGCAGTAG
- a CDS encoding NAD(P)H-quinone oxidoreductase, producing MRVVAVQQSGGPEVLTVEEMPIPSPGPKEVLIQTEAAGINRADILQRQGHYPPPPGASPILGLEVSGKVIETGKAVTRWKAGDLVCALLPGGGYAEYSIAHEDCCLPVPESVPLMEAAALPEAIFTVWANLFAQPHLKAGESFLVHGGSSGIGTMAIQMARAFGAQVLTTAGSQEKCRFCLSLGAEKAFHYREEDWEAAALQWSAGRGIDVILDMVGGDYFPRHLRLLAPGGRLIHIATQRGTTVSADLRLIMSKRLIITGSTLRSRSVEEKAALREQIEKQVWPLLQNGTIRPVIDRIFPLNEAAAAHKRMQEGQHLGKLLLRMKH from the coding sequence ATGCGTGTCGTTGCGGTCCAGCAATCTGGCGGCCCGGAGGTCCTGACGGTTGAAGAAATGCCGATACCCAGCCCCGGTCCCAAGGAAGTCCTGATTCAGACTGAGGCAGCCGGTATCAACCGTGCGGATATTCTCCAGCGCCAGGGACACTATCCCCCTCCACCGGGAGCGTCGCCAATTCTTGGACTGGAGGTCTCAGGAAAAGTCATCGAAACAGGCAAAGCGGTCACACGCTGGAAGGCAGGCGACTTGGTCTGCGCCTTGCTTCCAGGTGGGGGCTATGCCGAATACTCGATTGCCCATGAAGACTGCTGTTTGCCAGTTCCCGAGTCCGTTCCTCTGATGGAGGCCGCTGCCCTGCCTGAGGCCATCTTCACTGTCTGGGCCAATCTGTTTGCACAACCTCATCTGAAGGCAGGAGAATCCTTCCTGGTCCATGGAGGAAGCAGCGGCATCGGAACGATGGCCATCCAGATGGCAAGGGCCTTTGGAGCACAGGTTCTCACGACCGCTGGTTCTCAGGAAAAGTGCCGGTTCTGCCTTTCTCTCGGTGCAGAGAAGGCCTTCCATTACCGCGAAGAAGATTGGGAGGCCGCAGCGCTGCAGTGGAGTGCGGGACGCGGCATAGATGTGATTCTGGACATGGTCGGGGGAGATTACTTTCCCAGACACCTCCGGTTGCTCGCCCCCGGCGGACGCCTGATTCATATTGCAACGCAACGCGGAACGACTGTATCTGCTGACCTGCGCCTGATTATGTCAAAGCGGCTGATCATCACTGGATCCACCCTGCGCTCGCGTTCGGTGGAAGAAAAGGCGGCACTGCGCGAACAGATTGAGAAACAGGTCTGGCCGTTACTTCAAAATGGGACCATCCGTCCGGTCATCGACCGGATCTTCCCCCTAAATGAGGCAGCAGCAGCACACAAGAGGATGCAGGAGGGACAGCACCTGGGAAAGTTATTGCTCCGGATGAAACATTAA
- a CDS encoding GntR family transcriptional regulator encodes MTPAKKTVSKVKAEHGSSLRTAFHEIRELIVHGRLSPGTWIVEGDLAARLGMSRTPVRGALHWLQREGYVLEHKNVSKSRMVVAPLTKEDANELYSIIGRIEGLAGRRTASLPEARRMEIAQQLKNYNRQLDEIVKARPAKASGIFDLDHNFHRAIVEAGAGPRLLALHKAIEPQTERYWRLYASSIIHDLHRSIAEHEEIIQAITAGNPDRVEKALQVNWENGADRLGHVIDVFGERGSW; translated from the coding sequence ATGACTCCTGCAAAGAAAACAGTTTCCAAAGTCAAAGCAGAACATGGTTCCAGTCTCCGCACTGCCTTTCATGAAATCCGAGAGCTGATCGTGCATGGGAGGCTTTCTCCAGGTACCTGGATTGTCGAAGGAGATCTTGCGGCGCGGCTTGGCATGAGCCGCACACCGGTCCGTGGTGCGCTGCATTGGTTGCAGCGCGAAGGGTACGTTCTGGAGCACAAAAACGTCAGCAAGTCGCGCATGGTGGTGGCTCCCCTGACGAAAGAAGACGCAAATGAGCTGTACTCGATCATTGGACGCATTGAAGGTCTCGCCGGACGTCGCACTGCGTCTTTGCCGGAAGCCAGGCGCATGGAGATTGCCCAGCAATTAAAAAACTACAATCGGCAACTGGATGAAATCGTGAAGGCGCGTCCGGCAAAAGCGAGCGGGATTTTCGATCTCGATCATAATTTTCACCGCGCCATTGTGGAAGCAGGCGCCGGGCCGCGTCTTCTCGCGCTGCACAAGGCCATCGAGCCGCAGACCGAGCGTTACTGGCGGCTCTATGCCAGTTCCATTATCCATGATCTGCACCGCTCGATCGCAGAACACGAAGAGATCATTCAGGCCATTACCGCCGGTAATCCTGACCGGGTGGAGAAGGCCCTCCAGGTCAACTGGGAGAACGGCGCTGATCGTTTGGGGCACGTGATTGATGTCTTTGGGGAGCGGGGAAGCTGGTAA
- a CDS encoding proline racemase family protein yields the protein MPSHTALHRIQVIDSHTAGEPTRLVLSGGPDLGPGPLSERLERFRKHHDMFRSAIVNEPRGSDVLVGALLCEPYDPTCDIGVIFFNNVGYLGMCGHGSIGVMVSLAWMGRIGPGTHRIETPVGIVNATLHPTGKVTIANVPSFRSRSGVSIDVPGFGRVHGDIAWGGNWFYLLENPTMPLTLQHVGELTDFTWAIRQSLKANRITGEDGAEIDHIELFGPPSNGHAHSRNFVLCPGKAYDRSPCGTGTSAKMACLYADGKLAPGEIWRQEGILNTVFEGSIQVRDGVVLPSITGEAYVTAESSLILDAKDPFRMGIVP from the coding sequence ATGCCAAGTCACACTGCACTGCACCGTATTCAGGTCATTGACTCCCATACTGCCGGTGAGCCTACCCGTCTGGTACTGTCCGGAGGACCTGATCTCGGTCCTGGACCTCTTTCTGAACGGCTCGAACGTTTCCGAAAACATCATGACATGTTCCGCTCGGCCATCGTCAATGAACCGCGTGGCTCTGATGTGCTTGTCGGCGCACTCTTGTGCGAGCCGTATGATCCGACCTGCGACATTGGCGTGATTTTCTTTAACAATGTTGGCTACCTGGGCATGTGCGGCCATGGCTCGATCGGCGTAATGGTGAGCCTGGCATGGATGGGCAGAATCGGGCCGGGGACCCATCGCATTGAGACACCGGTAGGAATTGTGAATGCCACTCTGCATCCAACCGGGAAAGTGACGATTGCGAATGTACCGAGTTTTCGCAGCCGCTCCGGAGTTTCCATCGATGTTCCCGGCTTTGGAAGGGTCCACGGAGACATTGCATGGGGTGGCAATTGGTTCTATCTCTTGGAAAACCCGACCATGCCTCTTACCCTGCAGCATGTGGGCGAGCTGACTGACTTCACCTGGGCCATCCGTCAATCACTGAAGGCGAACCGGATTACCGGTGAGGACGGCGCAGAGATTGACCATATCGAACTCTTCGGACCCCCGTCGAATGGCCATGCGCACAGCCGCAATTTTGTTCTCTGCCCGGGCAAGGCTTATGACCGGTCTCCCTGTGGTACTGGAACCAGCGCCAAGATGGCTTGCCTTTACGCCGATGGCAAACTTGCTCCGGGAGAGATCTGGCGGCAGGAAGGCATTCTGAATACGGTCTTTGAAGGTTCGATTCAAGTACGCGATGGAGTGGTGCTGCCCAGCATTACCGGAGAAGCTTATGTCACGGCGGAGTCCTCGCTTATTCTCGATGCAAAAGATCCTTTCCGCATGGGCATTGTTCCATGA
- a CDS encoding NAD(P)/FAD-dependent oxidoreductase, translating to MIATYDAVVVGAGIVGAACACELARAGMRTAIVEAEIIGGGATAAGMGHIVVMDDSPAQLALTRYAQALWNELASQLPASVEYDRCGTLWVASDEEEMREVHRKQALYTSVDISTEVLDSQALAEAEPNLRRPLPGALLVPFDAVLYPPCAAVYLVECAKLAGAVLYLGKTVTGAERGRVVLSDGTELSSAHIIHATGAGATRLMPHLPVRKRKGHLVITDRYPDFVRHQLVELGYLKSAHSIASDSVAFNVQPRRTGQLLIGSSRQYNDTGPWVDQKTVSAMLARAFDFLPPLKHLSSIRVWTGFRAATPDKLPLIGPTEDPSVFLATGHEGLGITTSLATAHLLADHLLGRKSAIPLQPYLPERFAREVAYA from the coding sequence ATGATTGCAACCTATGACGCCGTAGTCGTGGGCGCTGGTATCGTCGGTGCAGCCTGTGCCTGCGAACTTGCCCGCGCCGGAATGCGCACGGCGATCGTCGAAGCAGAGATCATTGGCGGCGGGGCCACCGCTGCGGGAATGGGACATATCGTCGTTATGGACGATTCACCTGCACAGCTCGCTCTCACGCGGTATGCGCAGGCGCTCTGGAATGAACTTGCTTCGCAACTCCCAGCAAGCGTGGAATACGACCGTTGTGGCACGCTCTGGGTTGCGTCGGATGAAGAGGAAATGCGGGAAGTGCACCGCAAGCAGGCTCTGTATACGTCAGTGGACATTTCAACGGAGGTCCTCGACTCCCAGGCCTTGGCTGAGGCCGAGCCGAATCTGCGTCGTCCCCTGCCAGGCGCACTGCTTGTGCCCTTTGATGCCGTGCTGTATCCGCCCTGTGCTGCTGTGTATCTGGTCGAATGCGCAAAGCTTGCAGGGGCCGTGCTTTATCTGGGGAAGACCGTAACTGGAGCGGAAAGGGGCCGTGTGGTCCTGAGTGATGGCACAGAACTTTCTTCTGCGCACATCATTCACGCCACCGGAGCTGGCGCAACGCGGCTGATGCCGCACCTGCCGGTAAGAAAACGTAAAGGACATCTGGTCATTACAGACCGCTACCCTGACTTTGTCCGCCACCAGCTTGTAGAGCTTGGCTATCTCAAAAGCGCACATTCCATAGCGAGCGACTCGGTCGCCTTCAACGTGCAGCCCCGCCGCACAGGACAACTACTGATTGGTTCTTCGCGTCAGTATAACGACACAGGACCGTGGGTGGACCAGAAAACTGTCTCGGCCATGCTGGCGCGGGCCTTTGATTTCCTGCCGCCGCTAAAGCATTTGTCCTCGATTCGTGTCTGGACAGGCTTTCGCGCTGCTACTCCGGACAAGCTTCCGCTAATAGGACCAACAGAAGATCCGTCTGTCTTTCTTGCTACAGGCCATGAAGGTCTGGGGATCACCACGTCGCTTGCAACGGCGCACCTGCTGGCGGATCACCTGCTCGGGCGAAAGTCTGCGATTCCGCTACAACCATATCTTCCGGAGCGATTTGCGCGGGAGGTGGCGTATGCCTGA
- a CDS encoding (2Fe-2S)-binding protein has product MPERVALTINGKRYEALEGTTVAAAIMNAGATCRTSVARQARGPLCGMGICFECRATVNGKPHQRTCQMICENGMEVETQ; this is encoded by the coding sequence ATGCCTGAGCGGGTTGCGCTCACAATCAATGGCAAGCGGTATGAGGCCCTTGAAGGCACAACGGTTGCTGCCGCCATCATGAACGCCGGAGCGACATGCCGTACATCCGTTGCTCGACAAGCCCGAGGGCCGCTCTGCGGAATGGGCATTTGCTTTGAGTGCCGCGCGACCGTGAACGGCAAACCCCACCAGCGTACCTGCCAGATGATCTGCGAAAACGGAATGGAAGTAGAAACGCAATGA
- a CDS encoding FAD-dependent oxidoreductase — protein MMQRFDIVVAGGGPAGMAAAVSAAECGKQVAIVDDNLAPGGQIWRGKDIPATAKEWQARVNTANVTYLQGARIFAQPAPAVVRAEQNGDHLDIAYQKLILATGARERFLPFPGWTLPNVLGTGGLQALVKSGLSVQGKSVVVAGSGPLLLAVAAYLRAHGAKVLAICEQAPFLRLLTFATSLVTDREKLRQAIAYKLQMLAVPFHTSCWPVSAQGRGKLESVTLRKGNRTWTIVCDYLACGFHLVPNTELAELLGCRIADGKVAVDEWQQTSVLNVYCAGEPTGIGGVELALIEGQIAGYASAGEQDKARAFFHERANRRDFARKLEETFALDPALKELASDDTFVCRCEDVPYRALKHEDSWRAAKLHTRCGMGPCQGRICGPATEFLFGWSTGSVRPPIFPTTLSCLGATPELTELQETR, from the coding sequence ATGATGCAGCGCTTTGACATTGTCGTTGCTGGTGGAGGCCCCGCAGGGATGGCCGCGGCCGTCAGCGCCGCCGAGTGCGGCAAGCAGGTCGCCATTGTGGATGACAACTTAGCTCCAGGCGGACAAATCTGGCGCGGCAAAGACATTCCTGCAACCGCAAAGGAATGGCAAGCACGCGTAAATACCGCGAATGTCACATATCTTCAGGGAGCACGCATCTTTGCTCAACCTGCTCCCGCCGTTGTTCGCGCCGAACAAAATGGCGACCATCTTGATATCGCTTACCAGAAACTTATTCTCGCCACTGGAGCGCGTGAGCGGTTTCTTCCCTTTCCTGGTTGGACATTGCCGAATGTTCTCGGCACAGGTGGATTGCAGGCTTTGGTGAAAAGCGGCCTTTCCGTACAAGGAAAAAGCGTGGTGGTCGCAGGAAGCGGACCGCTTCTGCTGGCGGTGGCCGCTTATTTGCGAGCGCACGGAGCAAAGGTCCTTGCCATCTGCGAACAGGCGCCTTTCTTACGGCTTCTCACATTTGCAACTTCGCTGGTTACTGATAGAGAAAAACTCCGGCAGGCGATTGCCTATAAACTCCAGATGCTCGCTGTTCCTTTCCACACAAGCTGCTGGCCTGTTTCGGCGCAGGGACGGGGAAAACTCGAATCAGTCACGCTGCGCAAGGGCAATCGCACCTGGACCATTGTCTGTGATTATCTTGCCTGCGGTTTTCATCTTGTTCCCAATACAGAATTGGCAGAACTTCTTGGTTGTCGCATCGCAGATGGGAAAGTTGCGGTGGATGAGTGGCAACAGACCTCTGTCCTGAATGTCTACTGCGCCGGTGAACCAACTGGAATCGGCGGCGTGGAACTTGCACTGATTGAAGGACAGATTGCTGGATACGCATCTGCCGGAGAGCAGGACAAAGCACGTGCCTTCTTCCATGAGCGGGCAAACCGCCGAGACTTTGCGCGAAAGCTGGAAGAAACCTTTGCACTCGATCCTGCACTCAAAGAATTGGCTTCAGACGACACCTTCGTCTGTCGCTGCGAAGACGTTCCATATCGCGCCTTGAAACACGAGGACTCATGGCGCGCAGCCAAGCTGCACACACGCTGCGGCATGGGGCCCTGCCAGGGGCGCATTTGCGGACCAGCCACAGAATTTCTTTTTGGATGGAGCACCGGTTCTGTGCGACCGCCAATCTTTCCCACAACCCTTTCTTGCCTCGGAGCAACGCCCGAGCTTACAGAATTACAGGAGACACGATGA